In a genomic window of Chryseobacterium sp. G0162:
- the rnr gene encoding ribonuclease R: MPKKRKYISHKNDLKMMEIGRLILRFMNANASKIYNYKQIADGIDYKNPRQRELVIQALHKLQGSEKIKEVEKGKYIVNLKIEGTLTGIIDFNQSGNAYVNVEGLETDVFVHAKNVKDALQGDKVLIITYHYKGKKMEGSVLEVLERNRTEFVGTFQKVAHKDFGFVVCDKKSINTDIFISKANFNDAQDGDKVIVKMTEWKPGDKNPEGKITQVLGAPGEHETEIHSILAEYGLPYEFPQEVELDADKIDRSITDEEVAKRWDMRSICTFTIDPKDAKDFDDALSIRKLENGNWEIGVHIADVSHYVVPGTILDDEAYQRATSVYLVDRVVPMLPEVLSNDVCSLRPHEDKYTFSAVFELNDQAEIQKQWFGRTVIHSDRRFTYEEAQERIESGQGDLAEEINTLDKLAKIMRNERIRNGAITFDRSEVRFNLDENNEPIGVYFKISKDSNHLIEEFMLLANKKVSEFISLTRKGEITNNTFIYRVHDDPDPAKLESLRDFVSTFGYKMNLANTKKVAESLNKLLHDVKGKGEENMIETLAMRSMSKAVYSTEPIGHYGLGFAYYSHFTSPIRRYPDLLAHRLLQHYLDGGKSPSRQELEEKAKHCSSMERLAADAERDSIKFMQVKFMEKHLGETFTGVISGVAEFGFWVEIPENGAEGLIKLRDLVDDSYMYDAKTHAVYGTRHGNKYQLGDQVQIKVVKANLIQKQLDFKIVE, from the coding sequence ATGCCAAAAAAAAGAAAATATATAAGTCATAAAAATGATTTGAAAATGATGGAGATCGGAAGATTGATCCTTCGTTTCATGAATGCAAATGCATCAAAAATTTATAATTATAAGCAGATCGCTGACGGAATAGATTACAAAAACCCAAGACAAAGGGAGCTTGTCATTCAGGCACTGCATAAACTTCAGGGTTCTGAAAAGATTAAAGAAGTAGAAAAAGGAAAGTATATCGTCAATCTGAAAATAGAAGGGACGTTAACAGGAATTATCGATTTCAACCAAAGCGGAAATGCTTATGTAAATGTAGAAGGATTAGAGACTGATGTTTTCGTTCATGCCAAAAATGTAAAGGATGCCCTTCAGGGAGATAAGGTTCTTATTATAACTTATCATTATAAAGGAAAGAAAATGGAAGGGTCTGTTTTGGAAGTTTTGGAAAGAAACAGAACAGAGTTTGTAGGGACTTTTCAGAAAGTAGCGCACAAGGATTTTGGATTTGTAGTTTGTGATAAAAAATCAATCAATACAGATATCTTTATTTCGAAAGCAAACTTCAATGATGCTCAGGATGGTGATAAGGTAATTGTGAAGATGACTGAATGGAAACCCGGAGATAAAAATCCTGAAGGAAAAATCACACAGGTATTGGGTGCTCCGGGAGAACACGAAACAGAGATCCACTCTATTCTTGCTGAATATGGTTTACCTTATGAATTTCCTCAGGAAGTAGAATTGGATGCAGATAAAATAGACAGAAGCATTACAGATGAAGAAGTAGCAAAACGTTGGGATATGCGTTCTATTTGTACGTTTACTATTGACCCTAAGGATGCGAAAGATTTTGATGATGCCCTATCAATTAGAAAACTGGAAAATGGAAACTGGGAAATCGGGGTTCATATTGCTGATGTATCTCATTATGTAGTTCCGGGAACAATTCTGGATGATGAAGCGTATCAGAGAGCAACTTCGGTTTATTTGGTGGACAGAGTTGTACCGATGTTACCGGAAGTGTTAAGTAATGATGTATGTTCTCTTCGTCCACATGAAGATAAATATACCTTTTCAGCAGTTTTTGAACTGAATGATCAGGCAGAAATCCAAAAGCAGTGGTTTGGAAGAACGGTTATTCATTCCGACAGAAGATTTACTTATGAAGAAGCTCAGGAACGTATTGAAAGCGGGCAGGGAGATTTGGCTGAAGAGATTAATACTCTTGACAAATTAGCGAAGATCATGCGTAACGAACGTATCAGAAACGGAGCTATTACATTTGACAGAAGTGAAGTAAGATTCAACCTGGATGAAAATAATGAGCCAATTGGGGTGTACTTTAAAATCAGTAAAGACTCCAATCACCTGATTGAGGAATTCATGCTTTTAGCCAACAAAAAAGTATCTGAATTTATTTCTTTAACAAGAAAAGGAGAAATCACTAATAATACTTTCATTTACAGGGTCCATGATGATCCGGATCCTGCTAAGTTAGAATCATTAAGAGATTTTGTCTCTACGTTCGGATATAAAATGAACCTTGCCAATACCAAAAAGGTTGCAGAGTCTTTAAATAAACTTCTTCATGACGTCAAAGGAAAAGGAGAAGAAAATATGATCGAAACCCTTGCGATGAGAAGTATGAGCAAAGCGGTATATTCTACAGAACCTATCGGACACTACGGTCTTGGTTTTGCCTATTATAGTCACTTTACCTCTCCTATCCGTCGTTATCCTGATTTGCTTGCTCACCGTCTTCTTCAGCACTATCTGGATGGAGGAAAATCTCCAAGCAGACAAGAATTGGAAGAAAAAGCAAAACACTGCAGTTCCATGGAAAGATTAGCTGCTGATGCAGAAAGAGATTCCATCAAGTTTATGCAGGTGAAATTTATGGAAAAACACCTTGGTGAAACTTTCACAGGAGTAATTTCCGGAGTGGCAGAATTTGGATTCTGGGTAGAAATTCCTGAAAACGGAGCTGAAGGTCTTATCAAATTAAGAGATTTAGTAGACGATTCTTACATGTATGATGCCAAAACACACGCAGTATACGGAACAAGACATGGAAATAAATATCAATTGGGAGATCAGGTTCAGATCAAAGTAGTAAAAGCGAATCTGATCCAAAAACAATTAGACTTTAAGATTGTTGAGTAA
- a CDS encoding LysE family translocator produces the protein MLELVLSAIILGFMLSLVFIGPIFFLLIETSFSRGPKHALSLDLGVITADLLCIVAAYYASADIVTLIDKHPGFYRITSILIFIYGIVMLVTKTKMHMPGEEKIISQNYIKTFFNGFFFNLLNVGVILFWLVTVISVRNQYPDTSSFILYISIVIGTYLGIDLAKIFLAKQFHDKLTQKLANRIRRVVGVILIVFSFFIFLQSFKKFNQFDRQLEEAEKKEVKYQQTK, from the coding sequence ATGCTTGAACTTGTACTATCTGCCATTATTTTAGGATTCATGTTGAGTCTGGTTTTTATAGGACCTATATTTTTCCTGTTAATAGAGACCAGTTTCTCAAGAGGCCCAAAACATGCCTTATCATTGGATCTTGGAGTCATCACTGCAGATTTACTGTGTATTGTAGCAGCATATTATGCCAGTGCAGATATTGTTACCTTAATAGATAAACATCCGGGCTTTTATAGGATCACTTCTATTCTTATTTTTATATATGGAATTGTAATGCTGGTAACAAAGACCAAAATGCACATGCCTGGTGAAGAGAAGATCATTAGCCAAAACTATATTAAGACCTTTTTCAATGGTTTTTTCTTTAATCTTTTAAATGTTGGGGTCATCCTTTTTTGGCTGGTAACGGTAATTTCTGTGAGAAATCAATATCCGGATACCAGCAGTTTTATTTTATATATAAGCATTGTAATAGGAACTTATCTGGGCATTGACCTTGCCAAGATATTTTTGGCTAAACAGTTTCACGATAAACTTACCCAAAAACTGGCCAACAGGATCAGAAGAGTTGTAGGAGTGATTCTTATCGTTTTCAGTTTCTTTATCTTCCTGCAGAGCTTTAAGAAGTTCAATCAGTTTGACAGGCAACTGGAAGAAGCTGAGAAAAAAGAAGTAAAATATCAACAAACAAAATGA
- a CDS encoding LD-carboxypeptidase, whose translation MKKIIFPKALKKGAKIAVISPAGAVDASQLEKGIELIKSKGFEPVLGEHLYTKFSNGYNYAGTEKERIKDINWALNDKEIGAIWASRGGYGCQHLIQHLKLKNFTENPKWYIGYSDNTVIQSYLLKKGFASIHGQTIKTSSFGVTDDSYDLIFDILKGKTPKYSLKSHPLNKQGNIEGELVGGNLALIYALLGTKYSFDFKDKILFIEDIGENFYALDRMMMSLELAGVFNKIKGLIVGGMTNMGDEKDNNDYESSFDEFAYKLISERISKYKFPVVFGFPNGHIKDNRPLLIGGTVTIKIGDKTKIEF comes from the coding sequence ATGAAAAAAATTATCTTTCCAAAAGCTCTTAAAAAAGGAGCTAAAATAGCTGTTATTTCCCCTGCAGGAGCTGTAGATGCTTCCCAACTCGAAAAGGGAATAGAATTAATTAAAAGTAAAGGATTTGAACCTGTTTTAGGGGAACACCTTTATACCAAATTTTCAAACGGATACAATTACGCAGGAACAGAAAAGGAAAGAATAAAAGATATCAATTGGGCTTTAAATGATAAAGAGATTGGTGCCATCTGGGCTTCAAGAGGCGGTTACGGATGTCAGCACCTGATCCAGCACCTGAAACTGAAAAATTTTACCGAAAATCCAAAATGGTATATTGGCTATTCCGATAATACGGTTATACAAAGCTATCTGTTGAAAAAAGGGTTTGCTTCCATCCACGGACAAACCATCAAAACCTCCAGTTTTGGGGTTACCGATGATAGTTATGATTTAATCTTCGATATTTTAAAAGGAAAAACGCCTAAATACAGCCTAAAATCTCACCCATTAAATAAACAGGGTAATATTGAAGGAGAATTAGTTGGAGGGAATTTAGCCCTTATCTATGCTCTTCTGGGGACCAAATATTCTTTTGACTTTAAAGATAAAATCTTATTTATTGAAGATATCGGTGAAAACTTTTATGCTCTAGATCGTATGATGATGAGTCTTGAGCTTGCAGGTGTTTTTAATAAAATCAAAGGACTTATCGTAGGAGGAATGACCAATATGGGTGATGAAAAAGACAACAATGATTATGAATCCAGCTTTGATGAATTTGCCTACAAACTGATCTCTGAAAGAATTTCAAAATATAAATTCCCTGTAGTATTCGGTTTTCCAAATGGACATATCAAAGATAACCGCCCTCTTTTAATTGGCGGGACGGTTACAATAAAGATTGGTGATAAGACAAAGATTGAGTTTTAG
- a CDS encoding PQQ-binding-like beta-propeller repeat protein has protein sequence MSCSSSEDTTENPTNYTKNVMFIGGQNKYYALDSQSGQLKWSFPVTKGTFQYSTAFYNNNVLYVGCTDEYLYALDATNGTLIWKFKAGEAIESSVYVSNNTVFFGSDDDNFYALNAATGELKWKYKTDFNVSSSPTVSGEIVYFGSDDGYLYALDQSNGVLKWKYYAGSFFNSSSPSIVQNNLYIGNRNGYIYNINKVTGELNWKKQLGSSLESSSPTILDGYLYITDQNYLYKLNALTGDIIWQSYNSGKYSSSPFVNENYVSANSSSGNITVMDKQTGNIKWQKTIYSNSAESVSTDATVFVGGGGSNFVYAFLESNGAEKWKFPINSTATSAPVIINKDGKVVYPSKSGGRD, from the coding sequence ATGAGCTGCTCTTCATCTGAAGATACTACCGAAAATCCAACTAATTACACGAAGAACGTCATGTTCATTGGCGGGCAAAATAAATATTATGCACTTGACTCTCAAAGTGGTCAGCTAAAATGGTCTTTTCCTGTGACTAAAGGAACGTTTCAATATAGTACTGCTTTTTATAATAATAACGTATTATATGTGGGTTGTACAGATGAATATTTGTATGCTCTTGACGCAACTAATGGAACACTCATATGGAAATTCAAAGCAGGGGAAGCGATTGAATCAAGCGTGTATGTTTCTAACAATACCGTTTTCTTTGGCAGTGATGATGATAACTTTTATGCCTTAAATGCTGCAACAGGAGAATTAAAATGGAAATATAAAACTGATTTTAACGTTAGTTCAAGTCCAACAGTCTCCGGAGAAATCGTTTATTTTGGGAGTGATGATGGTTATCTTTATGCATTGGATCAAAGTAATGGAGTACTGAAATGGAAATATTATGCAGGTAGTTTTTTTAATTCCTCTTCGCCTTCAATAGTACAAAATAACCTCTATATCGGGAATAGAAATGGATATATTTATAACATTAATAAAGTAACAGGTGAATTAAATTGGAAAAAGCAGCTTGGAAGCTCTCTTGAATCTTCTTCTCCTACAATTTTAGATGGATATTTATATATAACCGATCAAAATTATTTATACAAATTAAATGCTTTAACAGGAGATATCATTTGGCAATCTTATAATTCAGGTAAATATTCGAGCAGCCCATTTGTCAATGAAAACTATGTTTCTGCAAATTCCAGTTCGGGAAATATTACTGTTATGGATAAGCAGACAGGAAACATAAAATGGCAAAAAACAATTTATTCTAATAGTGCAGAATCTGTTTCAACAGATGCCACAGTATTTGTTGGTGGTGGCGGTTCAAACTTTGTATATGCTTTCTTAGAAAGCAATGGCGCAGAAAAATGGAAATTTCCAATAAACTCAACCGCCACTTCAGCTCCTGTAATCATTAATAAAGATGGAAAAGTAGTTTACCCAAGTAAATCCGGGGGTAGGGATTAA